One window of the Periophthalmus magnuspinnatus isolate fPerMag1 chromosome 17, fPerMag1.2.pri, whole genome shotgun sequence genome contains the following:
- the LOC117385490 gene encoding zinc finger protein 429-like isoform X1, with protein MSAPQPGPCALSLRSLRLLVSPLRLTCAALWGIARQRAVEHYGLLEDFISTLHRAIPGLLSPSERVRISLGLRAKVVLDMCRRDGGGCRQHLEPELRRMEELVLELEEEDSGAKTKASFDRFSKFVFSLLDDPHEKDAFLQKTSEFDLKFDSSLQNLVRNLLLHLENLLPVPSLEHTSRWLGLCPSVLKECEDILNEPDPLHELIQQQKHNCTFPIGHFVEDFFSGVSGSTDEQSETKTTQLQSSDARGDEAQTEEGVPSVEVTLSFDDDDDEDEYTMDYNHEYQRPSVCAKSSRCPACGLTFDNPSLLSKHSVSGDCIEENAVFQVDLDSDALRSEHEPLTVDADVVPKRRGYTDHIVCLLCGQIYTLKTLLEHQKVCVVRYEREKRAAAAMRVEYAQKRRDQGFKPCIVVVGRLSSSREIAQDKTCKFSSKERSKASVQRRLFPKNREMPVLKNNLYSILIQPCNLNSSKNNTETESGSQRRESENSACTKPMKCTLCDQTFSKTLLMKRHYFNIHRVKGSYQCPSCKRSFVRLCDMVKHHQNKRLVECETCRRCFTKLTVLKKHKTQYNNTCATPHICETCGKPCLTAGVLKQHRNVHRVKNEQTVCTYCGKKFSSKFCLRVHMNRHTGGFPCPICPKVFYQKTCLKRHVNKHNGLEPYLCDVCGKGWATPAYLRIHMVTHTEDRPFKCDRCDMSFKREVNLKCHFTSKHTDLRPYVCSVCGAAYKHSSMLYEHVMKHTGVPRHVCPKCGSGFARKYQLRMHREKRCADRKQVS; from the exons ATGAGCGCGCCGCAGCCTGGACCCT GTGCGCTGTCTCTGCGCTCTCTCCGCCTCCTCGTGTCTCCTCTGCGCCTCACGTGTGCGGCTCTGTGGGGGATCGCGCGGCAGAGAGCGGTGGAGCACTACGGGCTGCTGGAGGACTTTATCTCCACCCTGCACCGCGCCATCCCGGGTTTGCTCAGCCCCTCGGAGCGGGTGCGCATCAGCCTGGGTTTACGCGCAAAG GTGGTGTTGGACATGTgtaggagggatggaggaggctGTAGGCAACATCTGGAGCCTGAGCTGAGGAGGATGGAGGAACTCGtcctggagctggaggaggag GACTCCGGAGCAAAGAcgaaagcttcatttgaccgttTTTCCAAGTTCGTTTTCTCGCTGCTGGATGATCCACATGAAAAAGACGCGTTTCTCCAG AAAACCTCAGAATTCGACCTTAAGTTTGACTCGTCCCTGCAGAATCTCGTAAGAAATTTACTGCTGCATTTGGAGAATCTGCTCCCTGTGCCCAGTCTGGAGCAC ACGTCACGGTGGCTCGGGCTGTGTCCTTCAGTCTTAAAAGAGTGTGAGGACATTTTGAACGAACCGGACCCTCTCCACGAGCTCATCCAGCAACAGAAACACAACTGTACGTTTCCAATAG GTCACTTCGTCGAAGACTTTTTCTCCGGCGTCTCCGGTTCCACGGACGaacaaagtgaaactaaaaccACACAGCTCCAAAGCTCGGACGCACGGGGGGACGAAGCTCAGACGGAGGAGGGAGTCCCGTCTGTGGAAGTCACTCTGTCGTTTGACGATGACGACGATGAAGACGAGTATACGATGGACTATAACCACGAGTATCAGCGACCGTCTGTCTGCGCGAAGTCCtccagatgccctgcctgtgGTCTGACGTTTGATAATCCTTCTTTACTCAGCAAACACAGCGTCTCAGGAGATTGTATCGAAGAAAACGCGGTTTTTCAGGTCGATTTGGATTCGGACGCTTTGAGATCAGAGCACGAGCCCCTGACCGTAGACGCTGATGTCGTTCCAAAGCGCCGCGGTTACACTGACCACATAGTTTGCCTGTTGTGTGGTCAGATCTACACGTTAAAGACTTTACTGGAACATCAGAAGGTCTGCGTGGTGAGATACGAGCGGGAGAAACGGGCTGCGGCTGCGATGCGTGTGGAGTACGCGCAAAAACGTCGAGATCAGGGATTCAAACCGTGTATAGTCGTCGTTGGACGTTTATCTTCCAGCCGTGAAATCGCTCAGGACAAGACGTGTAAGTTCTCATCTAAAGAACGTTCAAAAGCTTCTGTCCAAAGACGCCTTTTCCCCAAAAATCGAGAAATGCCAGTGCTAAAAAATAACCTTTACTCCATTTTGATTCAACCTTGCAACTTAAACTCTTCGAAGAACAACACCGAGACAGAATCCGGTTCCCAAAGACGAGAATCGGAGAACAGCGCGTGCACGAAACCCATGAAATGTACGCTCTGTgaccaaacgttctccaaaacCCTGCTCATGAAAAGACATTATTTCAACATTCACCGCGTCAAAGGCTCGTATCAGTGTCCGTCCTGTAAAAGAAGCTTCGTTCGACTGTGCGACATGGTCAAACATCACCAGAACAAGCGTCTCGTCGAGTGCGAGACGTGCAGAAGATGCTTTACGAAACTAACCGTTCTAAAAAAGCACAAAACGCAGTACAACAACACCTGCGCGACGCCACACATCTGCGAAACCTGCGGGAAGCCGTGTTTGACCGCCGGAGTCCTCAAACAACACCGCAACGTGCACCGGGTTAAAAACGAGCAAACCGTTTGTACGTACTGCGGTAAAAAGTTCAGCTCGAAGTTTTGTCTGCGGGTGCACATGAACAGACACACCGGCGGATTCCCGTGTCCCATCTGCCCCAAAGTTTTTTACCAAAAGACGTGCCTGAAACGCCACGTGAACAAACACAACGGACTGGAGCCGTACCTCTGCGACGTCTGCGGGAAAGGCTGGGCGACTCCCGCGTACCTCAGGATCCACATGGTCACGCACACGGAGGACCGCCCCTTTAAATGTGACCGGTGTGACATGTCGTTTAAGAGGGAGGTTAATCTGAAATGTCACTTCACCAGTAAACACACGGATCTCCGGCCGTACGTGTGCAGCGTCTGCGGAGCGGCGTACAAACACAGCAGTATGCTTTATGAACACGTGATGAAACACACGGGAGTCCCACGCCACGTCTGTCCCAAGTGCGGCAGCGGGTTCGCGCGGAAGTATCAGCTGAGAATGCACAGAGAGAAGCGGTGCGCGGACAGAAAACAGGTTAGCTAG
- the LOC117385490 gene encoding zinc finger protein 429-like isoform X2 — protein sequence MSAPQPGPCALSLRSLRLLVSPLRLTCAALWGIARQRAVEHYGLLEDFISTLHRAIPGLLSPSERVRISLGLRAKVVLDMCRRDGGGCRQHLEPELRRMEELVLELEEEDSGAKTKASFDRFSKFVFSLLDDPHEKDAFLQKTSEFDLKFDSSLQNLVRNLLLHLENLLPVPSLEHTSRWLGLCPSVLKECEDILNEPDPLHELIQQQKHNCHFVEDFFSGVSGSTDEQSETKTTQLQSSDARGDEAQTEEGVPSVEVTLSFDDDDDEDEYTMDYNHEYQRPSVCAKSSRCPACGLTFDNPSLLSKHSVSGDCIEENAVFQVDLDSDALRSEHEPLTVDADVVPKRRGYTDHIVCLLCGQIYTLKTLLEHQKVCVVRYEREKRAAAAMRVEYAQKRRDQGFKPCIVVVGRLSSSREIAQDKTCKFSSKERSKASVQRRLFPKNREMPVLKNNLYSILIQPCNLNSSKNNTETESGSQRRESENSACTKPMKCTLCDQTFSKTLLMKRHYFNIHRVKGSYQCPSCKRSFVRLCDMVKHHQNKRLVECETCRRCFTKLTVLKKHKTQYNNTCATPHICETCGKPCLTAGVLKQHRNVHRVKNEQTVCTYCGKKFSSKFCLRVHMNRHTGGFPCPICPKVFYQKTCLKRHVNKHNGLEPYLCDVCGKGWATPAYLRIHMVTHTEDRPFKCDRCDMSFKREVNLKCHFTSKHTDLRPYVCSVCGAAYKHSSMLYEHVMKHTGVPRHVCPKCGSGFARKYQLRMHREKRCADRKQVS from the exons ATGAGCGCGCCGCAGCCTGGACCCT GTGCGCTGTCTCTGCGCTCTCTCCGCCTCCTCGTGTCTCCTCTGCGCCTCACGTGTGCGGCTCTGTGGGGGATCGCGCGGCAGAGAGCGGTGGAGCACTACGGGCTGCTGGAGGACTTTATCTCCACCCTGCACCGCGCCATCCCGGGTTTGCTCAGCCCCTCGGAGCGGGTGCGCATCAGCCTGGGTTTACGCGCAAAG GTGGTGTTGGACATGTgtaggagggatggaggaggctGTAGGCAACATCTGGAGCCTGAGCTGAGGAGGATGGAGGAACTCGtcctggagctggaggaggag GACTCCGGAGCAAAGAcgaaagcttcatttgaccgttTTTCCAAGTTCGTTTTCTCGCTGCTGGATGATCCACATGAAAAAGACGCGTTTCTCCAG AAAACCTCAGAATTCGACCTTAAGTTTGACTCGTCCCTGCAGAATCTCGTAAGAAATTTACTGCTGCATTTGGAGAATCTGCTCCCTGTGCCCAGTCTGGAGCAC ACGTCACGGTGGCTCGGGCTGTGTCCTTCAGTCTTAAAAGAGTGTGAGGACATTTTGAACGAACCGGACCCTCTCCACGAGCTCATCCAGCAACAGAAACACAACT GTCACTTCGTCGAAGACTTTTTCTCCGGCGTCTCCGGTTCCACGGACGaacaaagtgaaactaaaaccACACAGCTCCAAAGCTCGGACGCACGGGGGGACGAAGCTCAGACGGAGGAGGGAGTCCCGTCTGTGGAAGTCACTCTGTCGTTTGACGATGACGACGATGAAGACGAGTATACGATGGACTATAACCACGAGTATCAGCGACCGTCTGTCTGCGCGAAGTCCtccagatgccctgcctgtgGTCTGACGTTTGATAATCCTTCTTTACTCAGCAAACACAGCGTCTCAGGAGATTGTATCGAAGAAAACGCGGTTTTTCAGGTCGATTTGGATTCGGACGCTTTGAGATCAGAGCACGAGCCCCTGACCGTAGACGCTGATGTCGTTCCAAAGCGCCGCGGTTACACTGACCACATAGTTTGCCTGTTGTGTGGTCAGATCTACACGTTAAAGACTTTACTGGAACATCAGAAGGTCTGCGTGGTGAGATACGAGCGGGAGAAACGGGCTGCGGCTGCGATGCGTGTGGAGTACGCGCAAAAACGTCGAGATCAGGGATTCAAACCGTGTATAGTCGTCGTTGGACGTTTATCTTCCAGCCGTGAAATCGCTCAGGACAAGACGTGTAAGTTCTCATCTAAAGAACGTTCAAAAGCTTCTGTCCAAAGACGCCTTTTCCCCAAAAATCGAGAAATGCCAGTGCTAAAAAATAACCTTTACTCCATTTTGATTCAACCTTGCAACTTAAACTCTTCGAAGAACAACACCGAGACAGAATCCGGTTCCCAAAGACGAGAATCGGAGAACAGCGCGTGCACGAAACCCATGAAATGTACGCTCTGTgaccaaacgttctccaaaacCCTGCTCATGAAAAGACATTATTTCAACATTCACCGCGTCAAAGGCTCGTATCAGTGTCCGTCCTGTAAAAGAAGCTTCGTTCGACTGTGCGACATGGTCAAACATCACCAGAACAAGCGTCTCGTCGAGTGCGAGACGTGCAGAAGATGCTTTACGAAACTAACCGTTCTAAAAAAGCACAAAACGCAGTACAACAACACCTGCGCGACGCCACACATCTGCGAAACCTGCGGGAAGCCGTGTTTGACCGCCGGAGTCCTCAAACAACACCGCAACGTGCACCGGGTTAAAAACGAGCAAACCGTTTGTACGTACTGCGGTAAAAAGTTCAGCTCGAAGTTTTGTCTGCGGGTGCACATGAACAGACACACCGGCGGATTCCCGTGTCCCATCTGCCCCAAAGTTTTTTACCAAAAGACGTGCCTGAAACGCCACGTGAACAAACACAACGGACTGGAGCCGTACCTCTGCGACGTCTGCGGGAAAGGCTGGGCGACTCCCGCGTACCTCAGGATCCACATGGTCACGCACACGGAGGACCGCCCCTTTAAATGTGACCGGTGTGACATGTCGTTTAAGAGGGAGGTTAATCTGAAATGTCACTTCACCAGTAAACACACGGATCTCCGGCCGTACGTGTGCAGCGTCTGCGGAGCGGCGTACAAACACAGCAGTATGCTTTATGAACACGTGATGAAACACACGGGAGTCCCACGCCACGTCTGTCCCAAGTGCGGCAGCGGGTTCGCGCGGAAGTATCAGCTGAGAATGCACAGAGAGAAGCGGTGCGCGGACAGAAAACAGGTTAGCTAG